One segment of Acidobacteriota bacterium DNA contains the following:
- the nadD gene encoding nicotinate-nucleotide adenylyltransferase, with product MGNRTGIFSGTFDPIHLGHLRAAEVSRKCFSLDRIIFIPSYLPPHKETEKISPPLDRFIMVSLAIHSNAHFIPSSLEIERGGISYTIDTLNKLQENFPEDRFYFLIGDDAFSLIETWKDYKTVIKSCSFLILSRPGYEKNNILRILNKEKGLEIKFFQENEKFESKNEIYPAIYIFTMDSLNISSTEIREKVRKKLSIKYLVPDEVESYIIKNNLYSEV from the coding sequence ATGGGAAATAGAACAGGTATATTTAGTGGCACATTTGACCCTATTCACTTAGGACACTTAAGGGCTGCTGAGGTATCAAGAAAATGTTTCTCTCTTGACAGAATAATTTTCATCCCATCTTACTTACCTCCTCACAAAGAAACAGAGAAAATCTCTCCTCCTTTAGATAGGTTTATTATGGTTTCCCTTGCTATCCATTCCAACGCCCATTTCATTCCATCATCTTTAGAAATAGAAAGGGGCGGAATCTCTTATACTATAGACACTCTGAACAAACTCCAAGAGAACTTCCCAGAGGACAGATTTTATTTTCTCATCGGAGACGATGCCTTTTCCCTCATAGAAACCTGGAAAGATTACAAAACTGTAATTAAATCATGTTCTTTTCTAATATTGAGCAGACCCGGTTATGAAAAAAATAATATCCTGAGAATTCTTAATAAAGAAAAGGGGTTAGAAATAAAATTCTTTCAAGAAAATGAAAAATTTGAATCGAAAAATGAAATATATCCTGCAATATATATTTTTACAATGGATTCCCTTAACATATCTTCTACGGAAATCAGAGAAAAAGTCAGGAAAAAATTATCTATAAAATATCTTGTTCCTGATGAAGTTGAAAGTTATATAATAAAAAATAATTTATACTCGGAGGTTTAG
- a CDS encoding zinc ribbon domain-containing protein, whose product MPIYEYKCEDCNKKSSFLILNINNLPEIRCKSCGSSNMKKIISRVAVIRSEESRLESLADPSKFSDFDERDPKSIAKWMKKMGKEMGEDFGNEIEEAMEEASKEEKKESNQES is encoded by the coding sequence ATGCCTATTTATGAGTATAAATGTGAAGACTGCAACAAAAAATCTTCCTTTTTAATCCTCAATATAAACAATTTACCAGAGATAAGATGTAAATCCTGTGGAAGTTCAAACATGAAAAAAATAATATCAAGAGTAGCTGTGATCAGGTCTGAAGAGAGCAGACTCGAGAGCCTTGCTGACCCATCAAAATTTTCAGATTTCGATGAAAGAGATCCAAAAAGCATAGCCAAATGGATGAAGAAAATGGGTAAAGAAATGGGAGAAGATTTTGGCAATGAAATTGAGGAAGCTATGGAAGAAGCCTCTAAAGAGGAAAAGAAGGAATCCAATCAGGAAAGTTGA
- a CDS encoding ComF family protein, translated as MPGKNRKIQVIKHYLINFLNLIEILVYPSKCKICNSPLGNYYEKAICNNCYQNLKPFRGPCCILCGKPFRAPYSFHFCSDCLKEKPPFKIHRSAGLYDGTLKELILLFKFRKIKSLGGKLALFLYNSTKIDINFSEIDFIIPVPLHKKRLKERGFNQSELISKEINRMVNKKILNDVLVKRKNTIPQTLIDFNERKRNIHGAFQLKNAEVIKDKNILLVDDVYTTGSTIFECAKTLLKGNPKSISIITLARSL; from the coding sequence ATGCCAGGAAAAAATCGAAAAATCCAAGTAATAAAACATTATCTTATAAATTTTCTCAATCTAATTGAAATATTAGTATATCCATCAAAATGCAAGATATGCAATTCTCCTTTAGGGAATTATTATGAAAAAGCTATCTGTAATAATTGCTATCAGAATCTAAAGCCTTTCAGGGGCCCTTGCTGTATCTTATGTGGAAAGCCTTTCAGAGCTCCTTACAGTTTCCATTTCTGCAGTGATTGCCTGAAAGAAAAACCACCATTTAAAATTCACAGATCAGCTGGGTTATATGACGGAACACTCAAGGAACTGATTCTCCTTTTTAAATTCAGAAAGATTAAATCTTTGGGAGGTAAACTGGCATTATTCCTTTATAATTCTACAAAAATTGATATAAATTTCTCAGAGATAGATTTCATCATTCCAGTTCCTCTCCATAAAAAAAGATTGAAGGAAAGAGGATTCAACCAGTCAGAATTAATTTCAAAAGAAATCAATAGAATGGTAAACAAAAAAATTTTAAATGATGTTCTAGTAAAGAGAAAAAATACGATTCCCCAAACTTTAATAGATTTTAACGAAAGAAAGAGAAATATTCATGGAGCCTTTCAGTTGAAAAATGCAGAAGTTATAAAAGATAAAAACATATTACTGGTTGATGATGTATATACTACAGGCTCTACCATTTTTGAATGTGCAAAAACTTTATTAAAAGGAAACCCTAAAAGCATTTCTATCATTACTCTTGCCCGCTCCTTATAA
- a CDS encoding zinc metalloprotease HtpX encodes MNNLKTVILLGLLTGLLIFIGDLAGGRSGMLIALIFAGILNFGSLWFSDKIILSMYKAKEVNSSRFPILHGIVEELSRRAGIPKPKVYLIPSQSPNAFATGRSPRKGAVAVTEGLLKIMEEEELRGVLSHEVSHIKNRDTFVSAVAATLAGAIMFLARQLQWLFLFYGVGDRDRREGGGLGLIFTLILAPIAALLIQMAISRSREYKADESGARISGTPLALASALEKLTLYSKRIPMKVEPSTSHMFIVSPLRGESIFSLFSTHPPVEKRIMKLRELARL; translated from the coding sequence GTGAATAATCTCAAAACAGTTATATTGTTAGGACTGTTAACAGGTTTGCTTATTTTTATAGGAGATTTAGCAGGCGGAAGAAGTGGAATGCTAATAGCTTTAATTTTTGCAGGAATTTTGAACTTCGGTTCCCTTTGGTTCTCCGATAAAATAATACTTTCAATGTATAAAGCAAAAGAGGTTAATTCTTCGAGATTCCCTATTCTCCATGGAATAGTTGAAGAATTAAGCAGAAGAGCAGGGATACCAAAACCAAAAGTTTATCTTATTCCATCTCAATCTCCAAATGCTTTTGCTACAGGCAGAAGTCCTCGTAAAGGAGCAGTTGCAGTAACTGAAGGGCTTTTAAAGATAATGGAAGAAGAAGAATTGAGAGGAGTTTTATCCCATGAGGTTTCTCATATAAAGAATCGAGATACATTTGTAAGTGCAGTTGCAGCAACTCTTGCAGGGGCAATTATGTTTTTAGCTCGCCAGTTGCAATGGTTGTTTCTTTTTTATGGAGTAGGAGATAGAGATAGAAGAGAAGGAGGAGGTTTGGGGCTTATATTTACTCTGATATTAGCTCCTATTGCAGCTCTACTAATTCAGATGGCAATATCCAGATCAAGAGAGTATAAAGCAGATGAATCAGGTGCAAGAATTTCAGGTACTCCTCTGGCTCTTGCATCTGCCCTTGAAAAATTAACATTGTATTCAAAGAGAATCCCCATGAAAGTAGAGCCATCCACATCCCATATGTTTATTGTCTCTCCCCTTCGAGGTGAATCAATTTTCTCTCTGTTCAGTACGCATCCACCTGTTGAAAAGAGAATTATGAAACTAAGAGAATTAGCAAGATTATAA
- the obgE gene encoding GTPase ObgE — MFVDKVKIRLEAGNGGNGCVSFRREKYVPKGGPDGGDGGDGGDIYLISDRGIKSLTFFRFNPLIKSERGAHGKGSNKKGKNGKDMYLKVPVGTIIKDAETDEIIFDFISPNLIFLAAKGGKGGRGNASFITSIKRAPKIREEGKEGEKREILLELKLIADVGIVGKPNAGKSTLLSKVSAAKPLIADYPFTTLTPHLGVVDLDYERSYIIADIPGLIEGAHLGKGLGIKFLSHIERTKLLLFLLDGSSSDFKDITNQFEILKNEIRFYDNSFSYKPRIVALNKIDIMEQNSIIKKIEEYFVEKKIEFFPISALKELGLKELKEKMWEVLSKLSTKNGK, encoded by the coding sequence ATGTTTGTTGATAAAGTAAAAATTAGATTAGAAGCTGGAAATGGGGGAAATGGATGTGTTTCATTCAGGCGGGAAAAATATGTTCCAAAAGGTGGTCCAGATGGAGGAGATGGAGGAGATGGAGGAGATATTTACCTTATAAGTGACCGTGGTATAAAATCTCTCACCTTTTTCAGGTTCAATCCATTAATCAAATCAGAAAGAGGAGCCCATGGAAAGGGGTCAAATAAAAAAGGTAAAAATGGAAAAGATATGTATTTAAAAGTTCCTGTTGGAACAATAATAAAAGACGCTGAAACAGATGAGATAATATTTGATTTTATTTCTCCTAATCTTATATTTTTAGCTGCAAAGGGAGGAAAAGGAGGAAGAGGAAATGCATCATTTATTACTTCTATAAAAAGAGCTCCAAAGATAAGAGAAGAAGGCAAAGAAGGTGAAAAAAGAGAAATTTTATTGGAGCTGAAATTAATTGCAGATGTTGGAATTGTTGGAAAACCCAATGCAGGGAAATCCACTCTTCTTTCGAAAGTCTCAGCTGCAAAGCCTTTAATTGCAGATTATCCTTTTACTACTCTCACCCCCCATCTTGGTGTTGTTGATCTTGATTATGAAAGAAGCTATATAATAGCAGATATCCCAGGGCTGATTGAAGGAGCCCATTTGGGAAAAGGATTAGGAATTAAGTTTTTAAGCCATATCGAGAGAACAAAACTTCTTCTTTTTCTTTTAGATGGCTCATCATCTGATTTTAAAGATATCACAAATCAGTTTGAAATTCTTAAAAATGAAATCAGATTTTATGATAACTCTTTCTCTTACAAACCCAGAATAGTTGCATTAAATAAAATTGACATAATGGAACAAAATAGTATAATTAAAAAAATAGAAGAATATTTTGTTGAAAAAAAAATTGAATTTTTTCCAATATCGGCATTGAAAGAATTAGGACTTAAAGAATTAAAGGAAAAAATGTGGGAAGTTTTATCTAAATTATCTACCAAGAATGGGAAATAG
- the rsfS gene encoding ribosome silencing factor — protein MDINKRLPKPIKITISTISERKGEDIIVLDLRKLVTFTDYFIITTGNSSRQNLAIYQSIEENLAKLKRWPHHVEGLENLEWILLDYGDFIVHIFSDKSRDYYSLESLWTDAKKYEF, from the coding sequence TTGGATATTAATAAAAGACTTCCAAAGCCTATCAAAATTACAATTTCAACCATATCAGAAAGAAAAGGAGAGGACATCATAGTTCTTGACCTGAGAAAATTGGTCACATTCACCGATTATTTCATAATAACGACAGGAAACTCTTCAAGACAGAATTTAGCGATTTATCAATCCATAGAAGAAAACCTGGCTAAGCTAAAAAGATGGCCGCATCATGTAGAAGGGCTTGAAAATCTTGAGTGGATTCTTCTCGATTATGGAGATTTTATTGTTCACATTTTTTCGGATAAATCAAGAGATTATTATTCTTTAGAAAGTCTCTGGACAGATGCAAAAAAATATGAATTTTAA
- a CDS encoding TraR/DksA family transcriptional regulator codes for MPKKRLELFRKRLLTKREEIIRNLTQSEEIGKLTDYDDTQDQADKASSAYSKEFLYSLSNSERELLTQIEEALKRIERGSFGYCLSCGTAIGEKRLEALPWAKYCIECQEKIEKSK; via the coding sequence ATGCCAAAAAAAAGACTGGAATTATTCAGAAAAAGACTGTTAACAAAGAGGGAAGAAATAATTAGAAATCTAACACAAAGTGAAGAGATAGGAAAGTTAACAGATTATGATGATACTCAGGATCAAGCTGATAAAGCATCTTCAGCATATTCAAAAGAATTTTTATACAGTCTTTCCAATTCTGAGAGAGAGCTACTCACCCAGATTGAAGAAGCTCTGAAAAGGATTGAAAGAGGTAGTTTTGGGTATTGCCTTTCTTGTGGAACCGCAATAGGTGAAAAGCGCTTGGAAGCTCTTCCCTGGGCAAAATATTGCATTGAATGCCAGGAAAAAATCGAAAAATCCAAGTAA
- a CDS encoding TetR/AcrR family transcriptional regulator produces MKTKKVYKVSKYNQHKEKILELSQEILFKKGYSGLKVDELAKELSMSKKTIYKIFASKEEIVKNMIKRFLIRIDREVSHIVKSYDDPLQRLQQIIYYMGNELSKIEKPYFDLKKVLPSLWKETEDFREKKFKYLHDILKEGKEKGWIRNDVNLEIALLMYIGAVRYVTDPEVVLNQSFSLKEIVENVIKIFFEGILSNGVRINKYRERN; encoded by the coding sequence ATGAAAACAAAAAAAGTTTATAAAGTTTCCAAATATAATCAACATAAAGAAAAGATATTGGAGTTGAGCCAGGAAATTCTTTTCAAAAAAGGTTATTCTGGATTGAAGGTAGATGAATTAGCTAAGGAATTATCGATGAGCAAAAAAACAATTTATAAAATATTTGCCAGCAAAGAGGAAATAGTTAAGAATATGATTAAGAGGTTTTTGATTAGGATTGACAGGGAAGTATCCCACATAGTTAAAAGCTACGATGATCCATTACAGAGGCTTCAGCAAATTATCTATTACATGGGAAATGAACTCTCTAAGATTGAAAAACCATATTTCGATTTAAAAAAGGTATTGCCATCTCTGTGGAAAGAAACAGAAGATTTCAGAGAGAAAAAATTTAAATATCTGCATGATATTTTAAAAGAAGGGAAAGAAAAAGGGTGGATAAGGAATGATGTAAATTTAGAAATTGCTCTTTTAATGTACATTGGAGCTGTGAGGTATGTTACAGATCCGGAAGTTGTATTAAATCAATCCTTTTCGCTAAAAGAAATTGTAGAAAATGTTATAAAAATATTTTTTGAAGGAATTTTAAGCAACGGAGTTCGTATAAATAAATATAGAGAAAGAAATTGA